A single region of the Salicibibacter cibi genome encodes:
- a CDS encoding N-acetyldiaminopimelate deacetylase — translation MYTIEGMRAIRRHLHQQPELGFEEHKTQLFLLDKIGEMPNGHFRVKTWRTGILVFVEGFAPVQTIGYRTDMDGLPIKEETGLSFASRYDGKMHACGHDLHMTIAIGILSHYAENQPKDNLLFVFQPAEEGPGGAEPMLNTDLFQQWRPDWMFALHIAPNEPVGTVTTREGLLFANTAEFMVHLRGKGGHAAYPHQANDMVVAASHLVTQIQSVVARRVDPMDSAVITIGKIESGTKENIIAERADTEGTIRTLSSEAMNLVQEHVKKIGAGIAASFDCDVDVEWGSQYKQVWNSEKVASFMAFSERSSDVNFREAAMAMTGEDFGFFLEKIPGFMFWLGVDSDKGLHDPKLNPDEAAIPIAVDHIIRYLADEMK, via the coding sequence ATGTACACGATAGAAGGAATGCGCGCCATTCGCCGTCATTTACATCAACAACCTGAATTGGGATTTGAAGAACATAAAACCCAGCTTTTTTTGCTCGATAAGATCGGAGAGATGCCGAACGGCCATTTCAGGGTAAAAACATGGCGGACAGGGATTCTTGTTTTCGTTGAAGGCTTTGCCCCCGTGCAGACGATTGGTTATCGAACGGATATGGACGGGCTGCCAATCAAAGAGGAAACCGGGCTTTCGTTTGCCTCGCGATACGATGGAAAAATGCATGCGTGTGGGCATGACCTGCACATGACGATCGCCATCGGAATCCTTTCCCACTACGCGGAGAATCAGCCGAAAGACAACCTTCTTTTTGTTTTTCAACCTGCGGAAGAAGGACCGGGCGGCGCGGAACCAATGTTGAACACCGATCTTTTTCAACAATGGCGGCCGGACTGGATGTTTGCCTTGCACATTGCCCCGAATGAACCAGTTGGAACGGTGACGACGAGGGAAGGGCTTTTATTTGCGAACACTGCTGAATTTATGGTTCATCTACGCGGGAAAGGCGGCCATGCCGCTTATCCTCATCAGGCCAATGATATGGTCGTGGCTGCCAGCCATCTCGTCACACAGATCCAATCTGTGGTCGCGCGCAGAGTTGACCCGATGGACAGTGCGGTCATTACAATTGGAAAAATCGAGAGCGGGACAAAAGAAAACATCATTGCCGAACGAGCAGATACGGAAGGGACGATTCGCACGTTGTCGTCGGAGGCGATGAATCTCGTTCAGGAACATGTGAAGAAAATCGGGGCAGGCATTGCGGCAAGCTTCGATTGTGACGTGGACGTGGAATGGGGATCACAATATAAACAGGTATGGAACAGTGAAAAAGTGGCGTCCTTTATGGCGTTTTCCGAAAGGTCTTCGGACGTGAATTTTAGGGAGGCGGCTATGGCGATGACCGGCGAGGACTTTGGTTTTTTTCTTGAAAAAATACCGGGATTCATGTTTTGGCTCGGAGTTGATAGCGACAAGGGCTTACATGATCCAAAGCTTAATCCCGATGAAGCCGCGATCCCTATAGCCGTTGACCACATCATCCGTTATTTGGCAGATGAAATGAAATGA
- a CDS encoding glycerophosphodiester phosphodiesterase family protein has protein sequence MKWIAHRGFSGEAPENTLAAFERAIENGAAGIELDVHVSKDGELTVMHDEHVERTTDGTGWVREMTVPELAELDAGAWFNKNDRGVQRVPLLDDVLAWIPANVLLNVEIKNIPYAYQEIEKKVSDTLVQHYRVENTIVSSFDHACLYRLKEWNSAVKIGLLLNFRPVNMEGYLRLFSPFDVHSLHPHASILQKNDVERWQKQGVSVFPYAVTRKSDVKQMQAFGVNGVISDAPPENL, from the coding sequence ATGAAATGGATCGCACACCGAGGTTTTTCGGGTGAAGCGCCCGAAAACACGCTTGCCGCTTTTGAACGCGCGATTGAAAACGGAGCCGCGGGCATCGAATTGGATGTTCACGTGTCAAAAGACGGCGAATTGACCGTCATGCATGATGAACATGTCGAGCGGACAACGGATGGAACAGGGTGGGTTCGAGAAATGACTGTTCCCGAGCTGGCTGAACTGGACGCGGGCGCCTGGTTTAACAAAAACGATCGCGGAGTGCAGCGTGTCCCGCTGTTGGATGACGTATTGGCGTGGATTCCCGCGAATGTGTTGCTGAACGTAGAAATCAAAAACATTCCGTACGCTTATCAAGAGATCGAGAAAAAGGTAAGCGATACGTTGGTGCAGCATTATCGCGTGGAGAACACGATCGTTTCATCCTTTGATCATGCATGTTTATATCGATTAAAAGAATGGAATTCGGCGGTGAAGATCGGGTTACTTTTGAATTTTCGCCCCGTTAATATGGAAGGCTATCTTCGTCTATTTTCTCCATTTGACGTTCACTCGCTCCACCCCCATGCAAGCATTTTACAAAAAAACGACGTCGAGCGTTGGCAAAAGCAAGGCGTAAGCGTTTTTCCCTATGCCGTGACACGTAAATCCGACGTAAAACAAATGCAAGCGTTCGGCGTAAATGGAGTGATTAGCGACGCGCCGCCTGAGAATTTATAA
- a CDS encoding mechanosensitive ion channel family protein produces MFDWYYAWLEAWPWLHYVIAAMTVLIFLMLRKLVTRFIFVVIKKISKHGKSLFLGNFLYAFEKPMRMLVVVFGVYFAILYLSPQPDIMVVVNRLLRTLLIVFFGWGFFNFSGTSSDLFTRLGRKVDGDRDSMLIPFTSKILRGLVIVLMFTVIAMEWDYDINGFIAGLGLGGLAFALAAQDTIANFFGGIILVTEKPFKRGDWIETTTVEGIVEDISFRSTKVRTFAEGLVTTPNSTMANDAITNWSEMRKRQVFSSIYLKYNSPVESVRNVLERVDKELRESPDVVDQEEIEIYVREFEEYGMEMLVYYFTNATPWTEWLKVKEYFNMRILEILKEENVEIAIPMPDLYKHRDPS; encoded by the coding sequence TGTGATTGCGGCAATGACCGTATTGATTTTTTTGATGTTACGAAAGTTAGTTACCCGTTTTATTTTTGTCGTCATAAAGAAGATCTCCAAACACGGAAAAAGTCTGTTCTTGGGGAATTTTCTCTATGCATTTGAGAAACCGATGCGCATGCTCGTCGTTGTTTTCGGGGTTTACTTTGCGATTCTGTATTTAAGTCCGCAACCTGATATCATGGTTGTGGTGAACCGTCTGTTGCGCACGTTGTTGATTGTATTTTTCGGCTGGGGATTCTTTAATTTCTCCGGAACGTCATCGGATTTGTTTACACGATTAGGCCGAAAAGTTGACGGCGATCGAGATAGCATGTTAATTCCGTTTACGTCCAAAATCCTGCGCGGCCTTGTCATTGTGCTCATGTTTACGGTCATTGCCATGGAATGGGATTATGATATTAATGGGTTCATTGCCGGTCTCGGACTTGGGGGACTCGCGTTTGCATTGGCGGCACAAGATACGATTGCTAACTTTTTTGGCGGAATTATACTCGTTACAGAAAAGCCGTTTAAACGGGGGGACTGGATTGAAACCACTACGGTCGAAGGGATTGTTGAAGATATTTCCTTTCGGAGCACGAAAGTCCGAACGTTTGCCGAAGGATTGGTAACGACCCCGAACTCCACAATGGCCAATGATGCGATCACTAATTGGTCGGAAATGAGAAAAAGGCAAGTATTCTCCAGTATTTACTTGAAATATAATTCACCGGTAGAAAGTGTCCGAAATGTGCTGGAAAGGGTCGATAAGGAGCTAAGGGAGAGCCCAGATGTAGTAGACCAGGAAGAAATTGAAATTTATGTGCGAGAATTTGAAGAGTATGGGATGGAAATGTTGGTTTATTACTTTACGAACGCTACACCTTGGACAGAGTGGTTGAAAGTAAAAGAGTATTTCAATATGCGAATCTTGGAGATATTGAAAGAAGAGAACGTAGAAATCGCGATACCGATGCCCGATTTATACAAACACAGAGACCCATCTTAA
- a CDS encoding phosphatase PAP2 family protein: MPLLKAKHWFIAMGCFGLFLLLSVFSFRDDLTTLDQAVSSWITETVSPFVVTLMDILTVMGSSEFVLVVTLMIAVFLLFRKRWQHSLFLLSLTFGGIALNFLLKILFQRERPGDMSVIEAFGQSIEIASYSFPSGHTMRSTLLFLFAIYICDRFLRKNRSRTWGVVLFSALIIVVAISRVVVGAHFPSDIFAGVAISIVWFYVCLAILRFLLKRMPTARLDV, encoded by the coding sequence ATGCCATTATTAAAAGCTAAGCATTGGTTTATCGCGATGGGCTGTTTTGGCTTGTTTCTGTTGTTATCGGTTTTTTCCTTCCGGGATGATTTGACGACCCTTGACCAAGCAGTGAGCAGCTGGATCACCGAAACCGTTTCACCATTTGTCGTTACGTTGATGGACATCCTCACGGTGATGGGATCGAGCGAGTTTGTCCTTGTCGTCACGCTTATGATTGCTGTTTTTTTATTGTTTCGCAAACGATGGCAGCATAGCCTTTTTTTATTGTCGCTAACATTTGGAGGAATAGCGTTAAATTTTTTGCTCAAAATTTTGTTTCAACGGGAAAGGCCGGGGGATATGAGCGTGATTGAGGCCTTCGGGCAATCGATTGAAATCGCCTCTTACAGTTTTCCCAGTGGCCATACGATGAGAAGCACGCTTTTATTCCTGTTTGCAATCTACATATGCGATCGTTTTTTGCGTAAAAACAGAAGCCGAACCTGGGGCGTTGTGCTTTTTTCTGCATTGATCATCGTTGTCGCTATCAGTCGAGTCGTGGTAGGCGCCCATTTTCCTTCCGATATTTTCGCAGGTGTCGCTATTTCCATTGTCTGGTTTTATGTGTGTTTGGCGATCCTCCGCTTTCTATTGAAACGTATGCCTACTGCCCGGTTGGACGTATGA
- the dapD gene encoding 2,3,4,5-tetrahydropyridine-2,6-dicarboxylate N-acetyltransferase, with product MEMMDGNEIIQFISDSEKSTPVKVHIKGDVSALDFGANTKVFPFGDSAVLFGEWSEVKDVLDHEKVEDYVVENDRRNSAVPLVDQKDIPARIEPGAVIRDRVMIGKNAIIMMGAMINIGSVVGENTMIDMNAVLGGRATVGKNCHIGAGSVLAGVIEPPSATPVIIEDDVVLGANVVVLEGVTVGKGSVVAAGAIVTEDVPENKVVAGTPARVIKDIDEGTRGKTEIKTELRKLKDE from the coding sequence ATGGAAATGATGGATGGAAACGAGATTATTCAATTCATCTCGGACAGTGAAAAATCAACCCCTGTGAAGGTACATATTAAAGGAGATGTTTCTGCCCTCGATTTCGGGGCGAATACAAAAGTGTTCCCGTTTGGAGATTCAGCGGTGCTTTTTGGTGAGTGGAGCGAAGTTAAAGACGTTCTTGACCACGAAAAAGTAGAGGACTATGTCGTTGAAAATGATCGTCGTAACTCTGCGGTCCCGCTCGTAGATCAAAAAGACATCCCTGCCCGTATCGAACCGGGTGCAGTCATTCGCGATCGCGTGATGATTGGGAAGAACGCCATTATCATGATGGGTGCGATGATTAATATCGGTTCGGTTGTCGGGGAAAATACGATGATTGATATGAACGCTGTGCTTGGCGGACGCGCAACGGTCGGCAAAAACTGTCACATCGGTGCCGGCTCCGTGTTGGCAGGGGTGATTGAGCCCCCATCAGCGACACCGGTCATCATCGAAGATGACGTCGTGCTTGGCGCAAACGTTGTCGTGCTCGAAGGAGTCACCGTCGGCAAAGGCTCCGTCGTCGCTGCAGGTGCGATCGTGACCGAAGACGTGCCCGAAAATAAAGTAGTAGCCGGAACACCGGCGCGTGTCATCAAAGATATTGATGAAGGCACACGCGGCAAAACGGAAATTAAAACGGAACTGAGGAAATTAAAAGACGAATAG